From the Pseudomonas lalucatii genome, the window CGCCGGTGGTGATGCTCACCGGCATGGAGGATCAGGAGTCGATCCGCCGCGCCACCCAGGTCGGCGCCATCGACTATGTCACCAAGCCGCTGAGCGCCACGGTGCTGGCCAAGCGCGTGCGCCATATCGTCCAGGCGCAGCGCAACCACGCCGAGCTGGATAACCAGCGCGCCAGCCAGAATGCCCTGCTGCACGCGATCCCCGATACCATCCTGCGCTTCGATGCCGAGGGCATCCTGCTGGCCTCGAAATTCCCCGAGGCCTGTCCGAGTCTGTTGCGAATGCGTTCGGCGATCGGCAGCAGCATCCGCGAGATCTTCTCCGGAGTGCCCCGGTTCGACCCCGCCCAGGCCCTGCAGCGGGCCCTGCACGGCGATACCACGGCACTGCAGATCGCCTGGCCGGGGGCCGAGGAGAGCATCTACGAGGTCCGCTTCGTCGCCAGTGCCGCCAACGACGTGATGTGCATCCTGCGCGACATCAGCCGCCAGGTGCGCCAGCAGCGCCGCATCGAACAGCTGTCGCTGAGCGACGGCCAGACCGGCCTGGCCAACCGCGCCTGCTTCCTGCAGATGGCCCAGCGCCAGCTGGACGCCGCGCCGGAGCAGGCCCTGTGCATGCTGCAACTGAGCTTCGCCAGCTACCCGAGCGTCAGCAGAAGCGTCGGCAGCAAGACCGCCGACCAGCTCATCCGCGTGCTGGCCGACACCCTGGTCGAGGCCAGCGGCGCGAGTCGCCAGCTCGATCCCAGCGGCGCCGGCGACCTGCCCTTTATCGCCCGCACCGGCGAGGCGGACTTCCATCTGCTGCTCGGCGACGAACGCGAGGCGCTGGACGCCCTGCTGCGGCGGGTGTGCCAGGCGGTCGAAGAGCCCATCCAGGTCGACCAGTACGAGTTCCGCCTGCCTCTGCGCGCGGGCATCGTCAGCACCGAGGCGGCGAACGGCAACGTCGATGAACTGTTCAAGATGAGCGGGCTGGCGGCACAGAAGGCCAGCCAGCGGCAGTTGAGCGAGCCGCTGGTCTACTCCCCGGCGTTGCAGCGCGAAAGCCAGCGCAGCCTGCTGCTGGAGTCCGCCCTGCGCCGGGCCATCGCCCAGGGTGAACTGGAGCTGCTCTACCAGCCCAAGGTCTGCGCCCACAACGGCCAGCTCAAGAGCCTGGAGGCATTGTGCCGCTGGACCCATCCGGAGCTCGGCGCCATCTCGCCGGCGGAGTTCATCCCCCTGGCCGAGGAGAGCGGCCTGATCCTGCCGCTGGGCGAGTTCGTGCTGGAGCGGGCCTGCCAGCAGAGCCGCGCATGGCGCCAGGCAGGACACGCCCAGGTGCCGATCGCGGTCAACGTCTCGGGACACCAACTCAACCAGCGCCAGGTCGACCGGCAGCTGTTCAGCCTGCTCGAGCGCTGCGACGTGCCGGCTGAGGCGATCGAGTTGGAGATCACCGAGAGCGTGCTGGTGGAGCAGAGCCATGTGCTGGCGTTGCTGGAACGGATCAGGGCCCGTGGCGTGCGCATCGCCATCGACGACTTCGGCACCGGGCACTCGTCCCTGAGCATGCTCAAGTCCTTCCCGATCGACATCCTGAAGATCGACCGCGCCTTCGTCAGCGAGATCGGCGATGCGCGGCAGACCTACAGCATCGTCGACACCATCATCGCCCTCGGCCATGCGCTTGAGCTGACCCTGGTGGCCGAAGGCATCGAGACCGAAAACCAGCTGCACTACCTGCGCGAGCGCGGTTGCCAGCTGATCCAGGGCTACCTCACCGGCCGGCCGATGAGCGCCGACGACATCGAACAGCGGTTCCTCCTGCCACGGCAGGTCCTCTGACGGGCCCTCGCCGCAGCGCCCGGGTTGCCGATACACCGGGCGTTTCAACCTCGTTCCAGCCGCGCGCATATGGCGCAATACCGCGCCGGATCTTCCCGGCGACAGCGCCCCTCTCCCCTATCGCTCCCTGCGTTTCTAGCGGACTCGCCTGCACGCGCCGCACGCCTGCGCCCAAGTTCGCCCCGCCAACAGATCTGTCTCGTCGATGACGCCGGCCCTCGGCCTCACGACCTGGCAAGGCCGGAACACCAAGGCGCGTTACGCCGACTTGGATACGGCAGTGAGGGGGAGGCGTACGGACGCTGCGGCGGGAAGGGCGAAAGGAGCTGAGCAATCGCGCGAGTTGAGGCCGTCGGGGTGCCCGCCACGAACTCGGGCACCCCTTGGCGAGGGTGGGTTCAGGGGGCGAAGCTGCCCTCGCCGGTCGGCGCAACGGTGCGCCAGGCGCTGTCGCCAGCTGCCGCTGGCAGGTTCACCCGGAACGGCGCGGCGAAGGCCTCCAGGGCGTTCCGCGTGGGATCGTTGGGGTCGGCGACCGGCGCGGTCGCCTGCAGCTGGACGAACGCCTCGCAGAGGATCTCGCCTTGCAGCGGCGCGAGGATCTCATCGATCAGCGGCTTGACGTTGTCGTTGACGTTCGACTCCGCCAACACCCGGTTGATCGCCACGAAGACCGCCGCATCGACCAGCTCTTCGGTCTGCAGGGACAGGGCCTGGGGGCAACACAGGCTGCCCACCTCCACGGGGTCGAGACGCTGACCCGGCGGCAGCAGCAGATTGATGCCGGTGCGGATGCTGTCCATACGGTCGTTGATCGCCGGCAGGTAGTTATCCAGCACGTCGCCCTCGTCCTCGTAGTCGGCCGGGCAGTCGCAGGGCTCCGGAACACTGACCAGGCAGGCGCTGTAGGCCGGCTCGGTGCCTGTGGCCTCGAGGGCAATGGCCTCGCAGGGCGAGCCCGCCACCACCTTCTGCGAAATCCAGCGCGAGCCTATGTCGGCGACCGCTATCGGGCAGCTCTGCGCCGTCTCGCGGTACAGGGCGCCGGGCAAGCCGCCGGCGCCCTGGCCGACGGCATAGTTGGGCTGGCCCTGCAGGGCGTTGAAATAGCTGACGCTACCCGACCCAGAGATACCGTCGACCCCATCGTTGTCGCTCGACTCGTCGCTGACGCGCTTGATGCAGGGTTCGCCCTCGCAGCTGTTGCCGGCGTAGTAGAGCGGCTCGCGACTGGTGAAGCGATCGTCGCGGATGCCGATCAGGGTGCGGTAGTTGCGCGCCTGGCTGCGGTCGATATAGAACAGCCGGGGCGCGTCGTGCTCGTCGAAGTCGGCCGCCTCGCCCAGTACCTTGCCCTGGGCATCGACGACTATGGCCTTCTGCGCCTGCTGGCTGACATAGCGCTTAACCAGGGCGTCGCGAATCGCCACTATGCCGACCAGGCTGCCCAGCACCAGGATGGTGACCAGTAACAGCAGTTCGACGGTGATGACGAAGCCGCCCTGGGCCTTGCGCGGCCCCGTGGCATGCGGGCGGTTCGCGGCATTCGGGCTCGACATGATCATTCTCCTCTCCATTGATCGGCCGCTGCGGCACGCCGCTCACAGCAGGTGCTTGAGAATCTGCACGGTGTCGTAGAGCTGCACCGCCGCGGGAAAGATCACCAGCAGCAGGAACATCGGCAGGCACACCAGGCCCAGCGGAAAGAGCATCTCCATGCTCTTGCGGTTGAGCACCTGGGCCGCCTGCGCCCGTTGCTTCTCCAGCAGGATCTGCGATTGCTTTTCCAGGGTCTGCAGGATCGGCGCGCCGACCTGGGCGCCCACCTCGAACACCGCAGCCAGGCGCCGCAGCTCCTGCACCCCGCTACGCTGACCCATGCCCTGCAGAGCCTTGCGCAGCGACTGTCCGGCGTTCAGCTCGGCGCACACCAGCAGGGCCTCGCGGGCCAGGGGGTGGTCGGCCTTGAAACCGAAACGCGCGGCCTGCTCGAAGGCCTGGGCCAGGGCCGAGCCGGACGACAGGTAGGCGCGCAGCAGGTCGACGAAGAAGCTCAGGGTCCTCTGGATGCGGGCCCGGCGGCGCTGGCGGCGGCGAAGCAGCCACAGGTCGAAGGCGAAGCAGCCGAACAGCGCGGTGCCGAACAGCACCGGCCACTGGCTCCAGGGGCCCCGCCACTCCAGCAGCGCCAGGGGCAGCAGCGCCGCCAGGGCCAGCTTGCAGGGCCAGTACAGCAGGCGCAGTTGCTCGGGCATGATCCCGGCCTGGCGCATCAGCCGCGCCGGGAACAGCCAGCGGCTCAGTAATCCCGGCCGCCGCTCGGACTCCAGCAGCAGGGCCTCCTCGTTCAGGCTCAGCTCATGGCGCTGCAGGACGAAGACCAACCCGAGGCAGAGCAGCAGCGCGAGCAACAGTGCCAGGTCGAACCACAGGCCATTCATCATTCGTCACTCCGCAGGATTCGCCGCATCCACAGGAAACCGAGGATCTGGCAGAGCAAGGCGCCCAGCACCAGGGCCGGCCCCTGGGGATGCTCGCTGAGCGGCAGCAGCCAGCCGGGCTCCTTCCACAGGAAGAAGGGAATCAGGATGTAGGGGAAGAAGGCGGCGAACAGCAGCGCATAGCGGGCGCCGGAGAGCTGCCCCCGGAGGCGCTGACGATAGAAGCTGCGCTCGCGCAGGATGCCGCCCAGGGCCTGCAGCAGCCCGGCGAAGTCGCCGCCGGCATGCCAGCGCGACGACAGGGTGTTGGCGAACAGCCTGACCCCTTCGCTCGCATACAGACCGAGCAGCGGCTGGCAGGCAGCATCGACCGAGGCGCCGAGCCTGATCCGCCGCACTATGTCCTCCAGGGCCTGGCGCACGGTGCCCTGGGAGGCCTCGGCGGCCACCTGCAGGGCCAGCAGGGGCGGCGTGCCGCCGGCCGCGGCGGCCTGCATCAGGTCCACCACATCGACCAGGACCGTCTCGAACAGCCGCGAGCGCCAGGCCACCAGATCGTTCAGCAGCAGCAGGCTGACCGGCACGAAGGCCAGGCCGGCCACCACGGACAGGCCCAACTGTGCGGGAAACAGGCTGAGGAAGATCACCCACACCGCCAGGCTGCTGAGCAGCAGGCCGGCGACGAACAGCAGCGGGCGCAGCTGGATATCGAGGATGCGCAGCTTCACCCGCAGGCTGGCGAAGCCGTCTCCCGGCGGCGTCGGCAGTGCCAGCTCCTGCCCCGGCGCCACCGGGGGGCTAGCCAGGCGACGCAGCAGCAGGATGCCCGAGGCGATCAGGGCCGTGGCGGCCAGCAGCCAGAGAAAGAGTTCAGCCATGTCCGGCCTCCGTGGCGCTGCGTTCGGCCCGCGCGGCGAGGCTGGCCGGCACGGCATAGCCGCGCTGCTCCAGGGTCGCCAGGAAGCTCGGCCGCTGCGCGCCGGGCAGGTGACGGCCACGGCGATTCAGCGCCGGGCCGGACTCGGCGTTGTCCATGGCGTCCAGTGGCTCGGCCTGGAAGCGGAAGATCTCGCGAATCCCCAGGCGGCCCTGGTCGCTGACCACCTCGCCGATGCTGGTGACGCAGCGGCTGCCGTCGCGGAAACGCGCCACCTGGACGACCAACTGGATGGCCGAGCCGATGATCTCGCGGATCGCCTCGCGCGGCAGGCCGACGTCGGCCAGCAGCGCCAGCGACTCCAGGCGCTTGAGGGCATCGCCGGGGCTGTTGGCGTGCACGGTGGAGAGACTGCCGTCGTGGCCCACGGTCATCGCCTGAAGCATCTCGAACACTTCGTGGCCACGCACCTCGCCGACTATTATGCGATCGGCGCGCATGCGCAGGGCGTTGCGCAGCAGCATGCGCAGGTCCACCTGGCCGCGGCCCTCGCTATTGCCCTGGCGCGCCTCCAGGGTCACCACGTGCGGGTGGCGCAGCTGCAGTTCCGCCGACTCCTCGATGGTCACCACGCGCTCCCCCGCCGGGATGAACTGGGAGATGCCGTTGAGCAATGTGGTCTTGCCCGCCGCCGCGCCGCCGGCGATCAGGATGTTCAGCCCCGCGCTGACCGCCAGCCCCAACAGATCGAGCATGGCCGGGCTGAGCATGGCGCTGTCGACCAGGGCCTCGGCGCTGTCCTGGGCCTCGATGAAGCGGCGGATCGACACCACCGGGCCCTTGGCGCAGAGCGGCGGAATCATCGCATGCAGACGGCTGCCGTCGGGCAGGCGGGCGTCCACGGCCGGGCAGTTGCTGTCCAGGTGCTTGCCCTGGGCGGCCACCAGGCGATCGAGAAAACGCCGCAGGTGCGCCTCGTTGTCGAACTCCAGCGCGGTCCTGCTGAGCTGGCCACGACGATCGACCCAGACCTCGTGGGGGCCGTTGATGAGGATGTCCGAGACGCCGGGATCGATCATCAGCGGCGCCAGCGGCCCCAGCCCCTGCACCTCCTGCAGCACTTCCTCACCCAGGGTCAGGCGCCGGGTCGCCTCCAGCGGCTTGCCCAGGTCGTCCTCGAGCCGCTCGATCAGCCCATCGATGCGCTCGCGCAGCGCCGCGCTATCGGCCAGGGCCTCGCTTTCGCCCATCTCGAGCGAGTCGATCAGGCGCTGATGGAGCAGTTGCCGCAAGCGCCGCAGGTCCACTTCGGGCGCATCAAGACCGCTGATAGACATGAGCTAGCCCCCCAGGGTGGTGGCAGTCGGCGCGCAGGAGCCGCCGCCAGACAAACTGACCAAGCGGCTCTCCGGCGCCAGGAATTGCGGGTTGCCGGCGGTCGCCAGGCGATACTGCTGACAGGCCGCGGCGCGGCGGTTTTGCTCTTCGTAGACCAGGCCGCGATGGTAGGCCGCGCGCCAGCCGGGGGCACCGACCCGCTCGGCCAGCGTCAGGCTGTGCAAGGCGCCGGCGTACTGGCGGTCCAGGTACTGCACCGCCGCCAGGGTCTCGTACAGCTGCGGGTGCCGCGGGTTGAGGCGCAGCTGCTGCTTGAGCAGGGTCCGCGCCAGGCTCAGGTTGCCCTCCTCCAGGGCGATCCGGCTGCGCAGCACCGCGGCCTCGGGGCGCGGCTTGCGCCCCTGCAGCAGCTGGTCGAGCAGGTAGCCGGCCTGGGCCGCGCGCCCGGACTGGTGGGCCAGCACCGCCGCCAGCATGATCACCCGCTCGTTGTGCGGGAAGGCCGCGTACAGCTGCATGGTTTCGCGCAGCAGGCCCTCGCAGTCGACCGGTTCGCTCCAGCCCTGGGTGGCGGTGTGGCAGGCCGCACCGCTGGCCAGGGTGGCGCGGTAGTGGCTCAGCACCCGGTCGACCTGGACGTTGGGGTCCTCGGTGGCCTGGGTGCGCTGCTGGCCCAGGGAGCCGCAGCCGCCGAGGGCAGTCGCCGCCAGGACGAGTGGTAGCAGGAGTTTCGCGTTCATCTCAGTGCTCCTCTTGGCGGGTCAGCGCCAGGCCGGGCTGCAAGGCCCGCTGCGCCAGGTCGAGGGGGGACGGGAAGGCCCACAGGTGCACGTCGCCCTGGGTCTCGCGGACCAGGGTGGGCGTCACCACTATGATCAGCTCGCGGTCCTGGCCGCTGTCGCTGGAGGCTTCGGCCAGGCGCCCGAGCAGCGGGATCTGGTTGACCCCGGGGGTGAAGTCCTCCTGGGTCGACTGCTCGCTGGAGACCAGGCCACCGAGGATCAGCGGCTGGCCGTCCTGCAGGCGGGTGGTGGTGCTGATGCTGCGGGTATTGAAGGCCGTGCTGTTGAGGTTGCTGCCGGTACTGCCGGAAATCTGCCGGGTCAGCAGGGTGTCCGGGGCCGACACGGTCGGGTTGACGTCCAGGGTGATGCGGTCGTTCTCGTCGACCATGGCGCGCACCTTCAGCTGCACGCCGAAGGACTTGAAGCTGGTGCCGCTGAACACCCCCGGGGTGTTGTTGCCCACCTCGTCGCCGCTCTTCAGTCCGGTGGGGGCGAACGCGGTGGGCACCGGCACCTCGCCGCCGACGCTGAACACCGCGGACTCGCCGGCCAGCACCATGAGGGTCGGCCGCGACAGGGTGCGGGAGATGCCCTCCTGCTCCATCAGCGAGAACAGCAGGTCGAAGGCCAGGCGGCTGCTGCCGATCTGCAGGTTGTTGGTCAGCGAGCCGCCGATGATCTGCAGGGCATTCTCCACCGTGGAGCTGTCCGGCTGGATCTGCCCCAGCCCCCCCAGGCCGAACAGGCCCTCGGTGTTGTAGCCCTGGGTGACCAGGCTCAGGTCCGGGCGCCAGCTGTACAGGCGATTGCGGTTGACCTCGTGGATCTGCACCGCCACCCGCACCTGCGGCAGGTCACGCACCTCGATCATCGACAGCAGGCGGCCGTTGGCCAACGACAGCAGCTTGGCGCGGCCGACATTGGCCCGCAGGTCGTTGTCGTGGATGCCCGCGCCGCCGTCCAGGCCGCTGATCAGCGAGGCGGCCGCCTTGGTCGAACCGCGCTGGTCGAGCAGACCGCCGGACTCGTCGGCGATCACCGCCACATCGGCGAGCGCCTGGTCGCCGAGGAACAGGCTCGAGGCCACGTTGAGCACCCGGGTCAGGGTCACCTGGTCGCGCACCTCGCCCTCGAGGATCAGGGTGTCGACGTAATCATCGGCGATATCGCCACGCATCACCCGGCGGATGCGCACGTCGCCGCCGCCGAGGGGGGCGATGGCGTCGCGGATCTTCAGCTCCATGCTCTTGGGCAGGGTCTCGACCTGGATCAGGTTGATCACCGCCACCCGGCTGTCGCCGCCCAGGCTCTGCGCGTCGAGGCGCAAAGCGTTGCCTCCCGCGCGGTTGCCGTCCTGGGCCGCCACCACCATCTGCAGGGCGGAGGACAGGTTCTGCCCCGGGTCCTGCGCCGGCACGCCGGCCCCGCCCTGCTGGCGCACCCCCAGGTAGTGGCGGGCGGCCGCTTCGGCGGCGACCTTGTACTTGACCGTGGGCACCTTGCCGCGCAGCACCAGGGCCGGACGATCCGGCGCCGGTTCCAGGCGGATGCCGGAATGAATGTCGTGCAGCGCGCTGCGCAGCACCGACAGGTCTTCGCTGACGCTGAACAGGTAGGTTTCGCTGCTGCCATCGGCGTACCAGACGATCAGCGTGGTACGCCCGACGTTCTTGGCCAGCACCAGCAGTTCGCGACCGCCGAGGATCTCCACCTCCAGGGTCTTCTCCTGGCCGATGGCCACGCGCTTGAGTTCCTTGTCGAACAGCAGCCGCGAATGGGTCCACTGGATCAGGTCGCGGAACCCGGCGGAGCGGCGTCCGCTGGCATCCTCGACGAAGGTCAGGCCGGCCTGCAGCGGCGTCGGCAGCAGCAGCCCGATCAGCGCCGCGGCGCAGGCCAGCAACAAACAGCTTCGAGTACTTTTCATTTCGTCACCTCGGCGGTCAGGGGCGCGGCCGCGGGCTGCGCCGCGAGGGGCTGCACGGCCGGCAGGCAAGGCGTGGCAGCCTGGGCGCCAGCCGCCAGCGGCAGGTAGGTGAAGATCTCCACCCGCCGGTTCAATGGCGCGACCTCGCTGCGCAGCAGCGGGTGCAGGGGCGCATGTTCGCCGTAGCCGACGACCTGCAGCTGCCTGGCAGGCAGGCCTTGGCGTATCAGCTCGCGGGACACGGCGCGGGCGCGCCGCTCGGACAGGCGCTGGTTGTAGTGCGCGCTACCGGCCGCGTCGGTGTGCCCGGCGATCAGCACGTTGGACGCCCTGGCTTGGCTCAGCAGCGCCCGGGCGAGCGCCGCCAGCTCGCCCTGCACCGCGGCGGGCAGCGTCTGGCCGGCGTGCTCGAAGGGGCTGAGGCGGGCGACCAGCCGGTAGTGGCTGGCCTCTCCCGCACAGCTGCGCAGCGCCAGGGCGGCTCGGTCCAGCGGCCGGTTGTACGGCCAGTGATACGCCGGGCCCGGCTCCTGCGGGTCGCGGTCGTGGGCATAGGCGCCCAGGGTGGCCAGGGCATGGCTGCGGCGCGCCGGCTCATGGCTCGGCTCGGGCATCGGCGGCGCCATCTCCTGCCCGGCGCATCCGGCGAGCAAGACGCCGAGAAATAGACTGGCGGTTCTCATTGCGGGACCTCTCTGTCTGGTGGCGGCTGGACGATGTAGCGCTCGCCAGCCCTGGCCGTCAGCGCCCCTGGAGTACCTGAACTGGAGCATGAGCGACGGTCTTAGAGGAGGTAGTGCACAGCCCGTACCAAGTCCTTTGTAATTATTTTTTATGTTTAATTACAAAGACTTACGCATATCTCGCAGAGTCTCGCGCAAAACCCCAAGCAAATGGCTTCCCGGTATTCGCAAAATGCAACGCAATACAGGAATGCTTTGGCAAAACGCCGCCAGGCGTTGCGCGCCATGGCGCGGGTGCCGGCGACTCGGCCGGGGCAGGATCGGTGGGATGGGGGAAGGAAGGCGGACGCGGATGCCCCTGCCCGGTGACACAGGCGAGGCGGCGGTTGAGGGGGCGGCGGCCGGACGGGACGTCGACCGCGAAATAAGGCGCGTGGCGCACCCGATGTCCATGACCTGCGCGGGCGGCGGGTCGCGGGGTAAGAGTCTCAGGTCGGCCAGCCAGGAGCGGGGCCAGGGCGTAATGCGGCTGAAGCGGACGGGCCCTGGGCACGGGCCGCAGCCGCTGCGGTTACATCTCCACCGTCACGCTGCGGCGCTTGAGGCCCGACAGCAGCTCGACCTGACGATGGGTCGGCTGTGGCTCGATGCGTTGACGATCGGGGTCGGCCTCCCCGGCACCGTGCAGGACGATGGTGACCTTCTCGCGAGGGCCGATGCTGGCCAGCGGGTAGACCTCCTCGGGGGCGATGGCGATCACCAGCGGCGTGCCTGCGACCGGTTTGTCCCGCGCCTGCGGCGGCAAGGCCAGGCTGCCCAGGCCCGTGGGGGCGTCGGCGCTCGGCGTTCTCTGCGCCAGGGCACCGATCAGCCGGGCATCGCGCGCCACCGTCCTGACCCCCTTGCGGCCGCTGACCAGCACATCGAAACGATCGCCATTGCGCAACTGGCTATGGGGTATCGAGCCCTTGCGCGGGGTAAAGGTGTAGAGCACCTTGCTCTCGGGTATCTGCTGGGCCAGCCAGGACCGCGCCGGCTTGACCAGCTCGGCGGGCCAGATGGCCTCGCCATCCTGCTTGTCGGAGGTCAGGCGCTTGCCGATCAGCAGGCGGGGGTCCTCGACCCCCGGCCGGTCCTTGTCGACGCGCACCTTGCGCAGCAACTCGGGACGCAGCAGGGTGCCGACCGGCCAGTTGCCGTTGATGCCCCAGACTTCCTGGGTGTTGTGCCGCTCGACCTGCCGAACGCCGAGCACGCTGACCAATACTCCCGAGACCAGGAACGTGGCCATGGCCGCCGTGGTACTGCCGGAATACTTGCGCTTCATGCTGTGCTCCCTGGTTATCGAGGTCCGAACTCGCTGAACGCGGACGCTGCCGCGAGCCCGGCACTGCAGCCGGGCCTACGCGGACGTCACAGGCCAGGGATCAGGGCGCGGATACGGTACCGACCGCTTGCGCCGACTGGCCGCCATTGGAGTTGACGATCACCCCACCGCCCTCGATCGGCGCCGCCGCCACGAAGGTGAAGACATCGCCGTCGCCGGCCGCGGTATCGACGTTGTCGCCGAACACCGAGCCCGATACCGCCGCGGTCTCCTCGAAGTTGGTGATGCCGTTGAACTCGTAGGACTGGTCGAGCTGGCCGATCGCCTCGGCGACATCCTCCATCTCGGCGGTGATCGCATCGCGCATGGTGACCATGCCGGCCATCAGGCCGATGACCATGGTCGTGGTGATCAGCACCAGTTCGCTGGTCATCACGAAACCACCTTGCTTCTTGCTAGCGAGCGTCTTGTTGATTGTTTTCATGGTGCACACCTCAAAGGTCGGTAATTTTCGGTCCAAATAAGCGAGAACCCGTTCTCACTTGACCTTGCACCATCAAGGGCCGTGCCAACTTTAAACTATCCATAGATATCAATCAGATAGGATTAATCGCTACTACCCTGGGCGGGCCCAGCCGGCCATTGCTCGTGTTCTGCGATGCAAATTGCAATGCAGGATGAAGCCTCTCCGACGAGCGCCCCGAGGATGCCGGTAGTGGCCGGTTCAGAGTCTCACCAGGGTGCGCAGCGCCCAGAACGCCAGCCCGGCGGAGACCAGCTCCAGCAGCAGGGCGGCCAGGTTGAAGGTCTGCTGGGCGCCGCCGTCCAGCCACAGGCCGCCGATGCGCGCCAGGGCCAGGGCGCTGTACAGCAGCACCAGCAGGGTCAGAGCGCCGCGCAGCAGTTCCAGGCGCGCCAGGGCCAGCAGCAGGAAGGCCGCCAGGCCGAGCTGCAGGCCGCCATAGTAGGCGCGCACATCGGTGGCCGCGGCGGGCGCCAGCAACAGCATGCCGCTGAGGTTGGCCATTTCGTGGGGCCGGATGAAATAGGCCAGGCCCAGGCCGCCCAGGGCCAGTACCTGCAGGATCAGCACCACCCGCGCCAGCAGCATCGACAGCCTCCTTCTCGTGTCCGGAAGCGAGCAGCATAGGCCCTGCCCGGCATATCCGGAAACAGCCGGCGACTGTGGCGGACCCGGCGCAGGCATTATCCTGTCACGCCGAACCTCTAGGGAGTCTGCCCCGATGCGCCTCGCCCTCCTCCTCGCCACCCTGTTCAGCGCCTGGGTCCAGGCCGCCGAGCCCCTGACCATCGATGTGCACCGCGACCCCAACTGCGGCTGCTGCAAGGCCTGGATCGGCCACCTGCAGGACAACGGTTTCACTGTCGTCGACCATGTCGAGACGGACATGGCCGCGGTCAAGCAGCGCCTGGGCGTGCCGCCGCGCCTGGCGGCCTGCCACACCGCGGTGATCGACGGCCAGTTCGTCGAGGGCCATGTACCGGCGGCCGACATCCTCAAGCTGCGCCAGCGCCCCGACCTGCTCGGCGCGGCCGTGCCGGGCATGCCCACCGGCTCGCCCGGCATGGAACGCGGCGACATCCGCGACGCCTACCAGGTGATAGGCCTGGACCGCCAGGGCGCCGAGCAGGTGCTGAGCGAGCACCCGGGCAACTGAGCCGGCGCGGGCCGGCCCCGACGGCTATGCTCGAACGGTGAAGCGCGCGCTCCGCGGCACGCCGCGCTCGAGTTTCCAGTCGCTGAGGCCGCACCCCTGGAGGACAGCATGCCCAGCCGCCGTCAGGTCATTCAGCGCGGCGCCAGCCTGCTCGGTCTCGCCGCCGCCCTGCCCTTGCTGCCACGCGCCTTCGCCCTGGCCCCCGGCGGCCTGCTGCAGCGGCCGATACCCGCCAGCGGCGAGCTGCTGCCGGCGATCGGCCTGGGCACCTCGCGCACCTTCCACGTGCGCCTCGACGACGCCAGCCTCGCGCCGCTGGAGCAGGTGATGGGCACCTTTATCGGGGCCGGCGGCCGCCTGATCGACACCGCGCCGAGCTACGGCAACGCCGAGGCCGTCACCGGCGAGCTGCTGCGACGCAGCGGCTACCAGGGCC encodes:
- a CDS encoding OmpA family protein, with the protein product MRTASLFLGVLLAGCAGQEMAPPMPEPSHEPARRSHALATLGAYAHDRDPQEPGPAYHWPYNRPLDRAALALRSCAGEASHYRLVARLSPFEHAGQTLPAAVQGELAALARALLSQARASNVLIAGHTDAAGSAHYNQRLSERRARAVSRELIRQGLPARQLQVVGYGEHAPLHPLLRSEVAPLNRRVEIFTYLPLAAGAQAATPCLPAVQPLAAQPAAAPLTAEVTK
- a CDS encoding DUF4345 family protein: MLLARVVLILQVLALGGLGLAYFIRPHEMANLSGMLLLAPAAATDVRAYYGGLQLGLAAFLLLALARLELLRGALTLLVLLYSALALARIGGLWLDGGAQQTFNLAALLLELVSAGLAFWALRTLVRL
- a CDS encoding DUF411 domain-containing protein; the protein is MRLALLLATLFSAWVQAAEPLTIDVHRDPNCGCCKAWIGHLQDNGFTVVDHVETDMAAVKQRLGVPPRLAACHTAVIDGQFVEGHVPAADILKLRQRPDLLGAAVPGMPTGSPGMERGDIRDAYQVIGLDRQGAEQVLSEHPGN